In one window of Candidatus Scalindua sp. DNA:
- the dnaA gene encoding chromosomal replication initiator protein DnaA, which yields MGNALNIWEEVLSEIETRIGLRMYNLWFKNVRLLSLNDNTAIISVPNLFIQRKICNNFEPFIRESLKNVAKVNPSIQFHIENSAVQKENNNNPISQSKPDNTSNQDALIPNNKLLTLEDFIVGDCNRLAYASALEISKPGPVAFNTLFVHGAIGVGKTHLLQGIWNRLKTESANINVVYKPAENWTNEFVYSLRGGGLESFRKRYRGTDIFLVDDVHFLSNKKGVQEEFLHTFNTLHSLSKRVVFASDAHPRLMVQLKESLASRFMSGMIAKIEQPGFDTSLQILRSKAAKIRKKIPENVLEFISEKFNENIRSMESALTTVLAYANINKKKIDLPLACSTLSELYVNAEKNITLQDIERVIINYYKVSRTDIHSKNKSKNIVFARQLCMYLAKTLTDSSYQEIGTYFGNKRHTTAIFAINKIKSKMKEDNEFRSQVENLTRKTNSTIFS from the coding sequence ATGGGCAATGCCCTAAACATCTGGGAAGAAGTTCTCAGCGAAATCGAAACCAGAATTGGCTTGCGTATGTACAATTTATGGTTCAAGAACGTTCGATTACTTTCCCTCAATGACAACACCGCTATCATCAGTGTTCCCAACCTTTTTATACAGAGAAAGATATGCAACAACTTTGAACCTTTTATTCGAGAGTCTTTAAAAAATGTAGCCAAAGTCAATCCATCCATACAATTCCACATTGAAAACAGTGCTGTTCAAAAAGAAAACAACAATAACCCGATTTCACAATCGAAGCCAGATAATACCTCAAACCAGGATGCGTTAATCCCCAATAATAAGCTATTAACTCTAGAGGATTTCATAGTCGGAGATTGTAACAGGCTGGCATATGCTTCTGCCCTTGAAATTTCCAAACCTGGACCAGTAGCATTCAACACTCTTTTCGTTCACGGTGCCATCGGTGTTGGTAAAACTCACCTCCTCCAGGGTATCTGGAACAGACTGAAGACAGAATCTGCAAACATCAATGTTGTCTATAAACCTGCAGAAAACTGGACAAACGAGTTTGTATATTCTTTGAGAGGGGGAGGTCTGGAATCTTTCAGAAAGAGGTATCGGGGTACTGACATCTTTCTTGTCGATGACGTTCACTTTTTATCGAATAAGAAAGGTGTTCAGGAGGAATTTCTGCATACCTTCAATACCCTGCATAGTCTATCAAAAAGAGTGGTATTTGCGAGCGATGCCCATCCCCGATTAATGGTCCAGCTCAAAGAGAGTCTGGCCAGCAGGTTCATGTCGGGCATGATTGCTAAAATTGAACAACCGGGATTTGATACCTCCCTGCAAATTTTACGTTCAAAGGCTGCAAAAATACGAAAAAAGATCCCTGAGAATGTTCTTGAATTTATATCTGAGAAGTTCAATGAAAACATAAGGTCCATGGAGAGCGCCTTAACAACTGTATTAGCCTACGCAAACATAAATAAGAAAAAAATCGATTTACCATTAGCCTGTAGCACGTTAAGCGAACTCTATGTGAATGCTGAAAAGAATATAACATTACAGGATATAGAAAGAGTAATTATTAATTATTACAAAGTTTCCCGAACCGATATTCATTCGAAAAACAAATCTAAAAATATCGTTTTTGCCCGCCAGCTTTGCATGTATCTTGCAAAAACTCTTACCGATTCCTCATACCAGGAGATCGGGACGTACTTCGGCAACAAAAGGCATACCACCGCGATCTTTGCTATAAACAAGATAAAGAGTAAAATGAAAGAGGATAATGAATTCAGGTCTCAAGTTGAAAACCTGACAAGAAAAACAAACAGCACTATTTTCTCTTGA
- the glyS gene encoding glycine--tRNA ligase subunit beta, producing MPNLLLEVGTEEIPAGYIEPALRQIEELITVQIKENHLSFKDLHTTGTPRRLILSITGLPQTQGTIIQEIKGPSAKAALDKDGLPTKAAIGFAHSQGMEAKDLKVRDTGKGEYCFAIKEIAGKKVFDLLPDILSTVIKSIVFPKSMRWKAGRFTFARPIRTLLALFDGDIIQLELNGIKADRKTNGHQFLSDKILDIEKADYDAYKEQLRSNRVIIEIDERRTIIRDSINTILSRYGSHLDDEGLLNEVANLVEFPCAVKCSFEKQYLEIPPEVVITSMKEHQRYFPVTDQDNRLLPEFIVILDRECDGNEIPRRGNERVLKARLADAKFFWDEDRKVPLENRVDGLGSLVFHENIGSYLEREKRIGKLAHFIATLLAYPPDKLQLVERASLLCKADLLTEMVGEFPKLQGIMGREYALETGEDAEVAESIAEHYLPRYAKDVLPETETGIVLSLADKFDVIAGCFSTGLIPTGSQDPYALRRQAQGIIRILEEKDLNLELSTIIEKALSNLKEKSTGSNTGTVHEQIREFFKDRLRHNYLERGYRYDIIESVLTSGYDNISDFSYRLEIVTKISQSPIWHSLVTVVERTYNIGKSCTAHGEIDEKLLKEEEEKKLWNIYESQKDTIREYIKPRKYEELSLLYNEVFAEPIHNFFENVYVNVDDEALKLNRLLLMKKINDLYVSRIANLALIVEHE from the coding sequence ATGCCAAATCTTTTATTAGAGGTCGGAACAGAAGAGATTCCGGCTGGTTATATTGAGCCTGCCCTCAGGCAGATTGAAGAGCTGATTACCGTACAGATCAAGGAAAATCATCTGAGTTTTAAAGACTTGCACACAACAGGTACGCCGAGGCGTCTGATATTGTCCATAACCGGCTTACCGCAAACACAGGGAACTATAATTCAGGAAATCAAGGGACCTTCGGCAAAGGCTGCACTGGATAAAGATGGTCTACCCACAAAGGCTGCAATCGGTTTTGCACATTCACAGGGGATGGAAGCGAAGGATTTAAAAGTCAGGGATACGGGCAAAGGAGAATATTGCTTTGCAATAAAGGAGATAGCAGGAAAAAAAGTTTTTGATCTCCTGCCTGATATATTGAGCACAGTGATAAAGTCCATAGTCTTCCCAAAGTCCATGAGATGGAAAGCGGGAAGATTTACCTTTGCACGTCCAATACGGACACTCCTTGCATTGTTTGACGGTGACATTATTCAATTAGAATTAAATGGGATCAAGGCTGACCGTAAAACAAACGGACATCAATTCCTTTCCGACAAAATACTTGACATAGAAAAAGCCGATTACGATGCCTACAAAGAGCAGTTGAGAAGTAACCGCGTAATAATAGAGATCGATGAAAGACGTACAATCATAAGGGATTCGATAAATACGATCCTTTCCCGTTATGGGTCACACCTGGATGATGAAGGACTGCTGAATGAGGTTGCAAACCTCGTAGAGTTTCCCTGTGCCGTAAAATGCAGCTTTGAGAAACAGTATTTAGAAATCCCGCCAGAAGTTGTAATAACTTCAATGAAAGAGCACCAGAGATATTTCCCCGTTACGGACCAGGACAACAGATTGTTACCCGAATTCATTGTTATTCTTGACAGAGAATGTGACGGTAATGAGATACCCCGGAGGGGAAATGAGCGGGTATTAAAGGCCCGATTGGCTGATGCAAAATTTTTCTGGGATGAGGACAGAAAGGTACCATTAGAGAACCGGGTTGACGGCCTTGGCAGCCTCGTATTTCATGAAAACATTGGAAGCTATCTAGAGAGGGAGAAACGCATTGGCAAACTTGCACATTTCATTGCAACGCTCCTTGCCTATCCACCCGATAAATTACAGCTCGTTGAGCGCGCTTCCCTTCTGTGCAAGGCAGATCTGTTGACTGAGATGGTGGGAGAATTCCCGAAACTTCAGGGTATTATGGGTCGTGAGTATGCCCTTGAAACAGGTGAGGACGCTGAAGTTGCCGAATCAATCGCTGAGCATTATTTACCCCGATACGCTAAAGACGTATTGCCGGAAACTGAAACGGGTATCGTCCTCAGCCTGGCTGACAAATTTGACGTAATTGCAGGCTGCTTTTCAACCGGATTGATCCCTACCGGTTCACAAGACCCTTACGCCCTCAGAAGACAGGCTCAGGGGATCATACGCATCTTGGAGGAAAAGGATCTCAATCTGGAATTATCAACCATCATAGAGAAGGCATTATCAAATCTGAAAGAAAAGAGCACGGGTAGTAATACCGGCACCGTCCATGAACAGATAAGAGAATTCTTTAAAGATAGACTCCGTCATAATTACCTGGAGAGAGGATATCGCTATGATATTATCGAATCGGTATTAACATCAGGCTACGATAACATTTCAGACTTTTCCTATAGATTGGAAATTGTAACAAAGATCTCTCAATCACCTATCTGGCATAGCCTGGTAACCGTTGTTGAGAGAACATACAATATCGGAAAGAGCTGCACCGCCCACGGTGAAATTGATGAAAAGTTGCTGAAAGAGGAGGAAGAGAAGAAGTTGTGGAATATCTATGAAAGCCAGAAAGATACGATACGTGAATATATCAAACCAAGAAAATATGAAGAGTTGTCTCTCTTATATAATGAGGTATTTGCGGAACCAATTCACAATTTCTTTGAAAATGTTTATGTGAACGTTGATGATGAAGCGTTAAAGCTCAACAGGTTACTCCTGATGAAGAAGATCAATGACCTCTATGTATCCCGTATTGCCAACCTTGCCTTGATTGTCGAACATGAATAA
- a CDS encoding cyclophilin-like fold protein translates to MNNISAIADLGESKTSEAIWDELPIECRVNTWGEEIYFEIPVTSQLDSTAKEVVEKGDLGYWPTGKAFCIFFGPTPASRGDEIRPASAVNIVGKVSGNTEVLKSVQDGAAIRVERME, encoded by the coding sequence GTGAATAATATCTCAGCTATTGCAGATCTTGGAGAAAGTAAGACCTCAGAGGCAATCTGGGATGAGCTGCCAATTGAGTGCAGGGTAAATACCTGGGGAGAGGAGATCTATTTTGAGATCCCCGTAACCTCTCAGTTAGACTCAACTGCCAAAGAAGTAGTTGAAAAAGGTGATCTGGGATACTGGCCGACAGGAAAGGCATTCTGTATATTCTTCGGACCGACTCCTGCCAGCCGGGGTGATGAGATACGTCCAGCAAGCGCCGTAAACATCGTGGGCAAGGTCTCGGGGAATACAGAAGTATTAAAGAGTGTACAAGACGGTGCTGCAATAAGAGTAGAAAGAATGGAATAA
- the xerD gene encoding site-specific tyrosine recombinase XerD: MNNRELTESFFHYLTVECGLSENTIKGYRSDLRNFSNFLNSSDIHRFQDLRTSMVIYYIEKEKERGLSENSISRSLVTVKMLYKYLVMEGVLDKNPLSSVSAPRLRKYLPEVLNYQTIGKMMSAPDCNSKLGIRDKAILELMYATGARVSEVASIKMSWISLDYGYVKCQGKGSKQRIVPLGHEAIQSVRRYLQNVRPVLDHGRDVDVLFLSRTGKQLRRENIWCLVKKYAVYTGIRTQISPHTLRHSFATHMLEGGADLRSVQEMLGHASISTTQIYTHLNKKYLKSVHQKYHPRA; encoded by the coding sequence ATGAATAACAGGGAGTTGACAGAATCATTTTTTCACTATCTTACCGTTGAGTGCGGTCTTTCTGAGAACACCATCAAGGGATACAGGAGTGATCTGAGGAATTTCTCAAATTTCTTAAACAGTTCAGATATCCATCGGTTTCAGGATCTGCGCACAAGCATGGTAATATACTATATAGAAAAGGAAAAAGAGAGAGGCCTTTCGGAGAATTCAATCTCAAGAAGCCTTGTAACGGTTAAGATGCTTTATAAATACCTGGTAATGGAAGGGGTGCTTGATAAAAATCCCCTGTCTTCTGTCAGTGCTCCCAGGCTCAGGAAATATCTCCCTGAAGTCCTCAATTATCAGACAATCGGAAAAATGATGTCAGCACCGGATTGTAACAGTAAACTGGGAATACGGGATAAGGCAATACTTGAACTGATGTATGCTACCGGTGCGAGGGTTTCTGAGGTTGCGTCAATCAAGATGAGCTGGATAAGCCTGGATTACGGTTATGTAAAATGCCAGGGAAAGGGATCGAAACAACGTATTGTACCCCTTGGGCATGAGGCTATTCAATCGGTAAGAAGGTATTTACAAAATGTTCGCCCTGTGCTCGATCACGGCAGAGATGTTGATGTCCTGTTTCTCTCAAGAACAGGAAAACAATTAAGGCGAGAAAACATATGGTGCCTGGTAAAAAAATATGCCGTGTACACGGGTATCAGGACACAGATATCCCCTCATACACTCAGACACTCATTTGCAACACATATGCTGGAAGGAGGTGCAGACTTGCGGTCAGTTCAAGAGATGCTCGGGCATGCCAGTATTTCCACAACCCAGATATATACACACCTCAACAAGAAATACCTTAAATCCGTACACCAGAAATATCATCCGAGGGCGTGA
- a CDS encoding 50S ribosome-binding GTPase, whose protein sequence is MNGETIASIVTPIGEGGIGVVQVSGPRSREIVNAVFRGKRNGDLRTAQSKSLHYGKIYMDERPVDEVIVNILRKEDSYTGEDLVEVNCHGGIQAVKKTLECILSAGAREAHWEELTERSYMNGKIDLIQKEAYREIPQAKTKLSAKVLIDQYNGALSSFIKDLIINAEYENIKQQLPHIHKSLSEIIGTATFGCAITSPQRLVIAGRPNVGKSTLINALLREERSIVHEEPGTTRDAIDVLVSVYGIPFTIVDTAGMRETMDAVEKLGVSATRKQLRRADKIVYVIDNSIPGEDKDRELFEFVMEISRGCKGSRNPRKTPVIVVVNKTDLPQKLDTSVLGIDHSLPICRISALETRGFSVLEELLTAEFSEYIRYMPERAIIFTDRQKKHLSRALEISERCICLMGEGKGFKNISNYVSEIIRELQGCIKNL, encoded by the coding sequence ATGAATGGAGAAACAATCGCATCTATTGTTACACCTATAGGGGAGGGGGGAATAGGTGTGGTTCAGGTATCAGGGCCCCGTTCTCGGGAGATAGTAAATGCCGTTTTTAGAGGAAAGAGGAATGGAGACCTGAGAACCGCCCAATCAAAGAGTCTTCATTATGGAAAGATTTACATGGATGAAAGACCCGTTGATGAAGTGATCGTTAATATACTTCGAAAAGAGGATAGCTATACGGGTGAGGATTTAGTTGAGGTTAACTGCCATGGTGGTATTCAGGCGGTTAAAAAGACACTTGAATGTATACTCTCTGCAGGGGCCCGGGAAGCACATTGGGAAGAGCTTACGGAACGATCTTATATGAATGGGAAGATTGATCTTATTCAGAAAGAGGCGTACAGAGAAATACCTCAGGCGAAGACAAAGTTAAGTGCCAAAGTCCTCATTGACCAATATAATGGTGCGTTATCTTCTTTTATTAAGGATCTTATCATAAATGCTGAATATGAAAATATCAAACAACAGTTACCTCATATCCATAAAAGCTTGAGTGAAATAATTGGAACCGCTACCTTTGGATGCGCAATTACTTCACCGCAAAGGCTGGTAATTGCAGGAAGACCAAATGTGGGGAAATCGACACTCATTAATGCTCTTTTAAGGGAGGAGAGATCTATTGTCCACGAAGAACCGGGTACGACACGTGATGCGATTGATGTTCTGGTCTCAGTTTATGGCATCCCCTTTACGATTGTTGATACTGCCGGTATGAGAGAGACAATGGATGCTGTAGAAAAACTTGGTGTTTCAGCTACCAGGAAGCAATTAAGGAGGGCAGACAAGATAGTGTATGTGATTGATAATTCAATTCCCGGTGAGGACAAAGATAGGGAATTGTTTGAATTTGTCATGGAAATATCAAGGGGGTGTAAGGGAAGCAGAAACCCTCGTAAAACTCCTGTTATTGTTGTTGTAAATAAGACGGACCTGCCTCAGAAATTAGACACGTCAGTGCTCGGGATAGACCATTCACTTCCCATATGCAGGATAAGTGCCCTTGAAACCCGGGGATTCTCAGTACTTGAAGAGTTGTTGACTGCGGAGTTTTCGGAGTACATACGATACATGCCCGAAAGAGCGATAATTTTTACTGATCGTCAAAAGAAGCACCTGTCGAGGGCCTTAGAGATATCGGAGAGGTGTATCTGTTTAATGGGGGAGGGCAAGGGCTTCAAGAACATTTCAAATTACGTGAGTGAAATAATACGAGAGCTTCAAGGGTGCATAAAGAATTTATAA
- the acsA gene encoding acetate--CoA ligase, whose translation MEYKEIIYKTPVKEGLINYEKTYENFDWKEVKEHFECFSNDEVNIAHEAIDKHVSTNEKNKIALVWEGENGSRKEYTFQSIKRQSDKFANVLKNIGIKKGDRVFLFLPRIPELYISIISLAKVGAIAGPLFSAFGPEAVRDRLLDCKAKAIVTTPELNERVSEVKSELPMLKHVILVNSGYTLEEGELSYESEMNKASESYKMRWVDPEDYLYILYTSGTTGKPKGVTHAHNDMISHYITTKWVLDLRKEDVYWCTADPGWVTGTVYGIWGPWLNGVTQVVYDGRFDAEKWYSIIEKEKVTVWYTAPTALRMLMKAGAEVLKKYDLSSLRYICSVGEPLNPEVIKWGIEVYGLAIHDNWWQTETGSIMIANYPGLPVKPGSMGKPFPGICARIIDAKGTELPPGKHGLLALKRGWPSMMREIWGNREKFNEYFRVSDWFATGDTAYMDDDGYFWFVGRADDVINTAGHRVGPFEIESALVEHEAIAEAGVIGKPDTERGEIIKAFVVLNQGYQPSDSLRNEIKGFVKNRLAAHAYPREIEFVESVPKTRSGKIMRRILKARELGLPTGDLSTLENE comes from the coding sequence ATGGAATATAAAGAGATCATTTATAAGACTCCCGTTAAAGAGGGCTTAATAAATTACGAAAAAACATACGAGAATTTTGATTGGAAAGAAGTGAAAGAGCATTTTGAATGTTTCTCGAATGATGAAGTAAATATTGCACACGAGGCAATTGATAAGCATGTTTCTACCAATGAAAAAAATAAGATTGCCTTGGTGTGGGAAGGCGAGAATGGATCACGTAAGGAGTATACGTTTCAAAGTATCAAGAGACAATCCGATAAATTTGCAAACGTGTTGAAAAATATCGGTATCAAAAAGGGAGACCGTGTATTTCTCTTTTTACCAAGAATTCCCGAGCTTTACATTAGTATCATTTCTCTTGCAAAGGTAGGAGCCATCGCAGGTCCGTTGTTTTCAGCTTTTGGTCCTGAAGCGGTTAGAGACCGGCTTTTGGATTGTAAAGCAAAGGCCATTGTAACCACACCCGAATTAAATGAGAGAGTAAGTGAGGTCAAGAGCGAGCTGCCTATGCTGAAACACGTTATACTGGTTAATTCAGGCTATACCCTTGAAGAGGGTGAACTGAGTTATGAATCGGAAATGAACAAGGCTTCCGAATCTTACAAGATGAGATGGGTTGATCCAGAAGATTATCTCTACATCCTCTATACTTCCGGGACTACAGGGAAACCAAAGGGGGTAACCCATGCCCATAATGATATGATTTCTCATTATATAACAACGAAGTGGGTGCTTGATTTAAGGAAAGAGGATGTTTATTGGTGTACGGCGGACCCTGGTTGGGTGACAGGAACGGTGTATGGTATTTGGGGACCGTGGCTTAATGGAGTTACACAGGTTGTGTATGACGGAAGGTTTGATGCTGAGAAATGGTACTCTATCATAGAAAAAGAGAAAGTGACAGTTTGGTACACTGCACCGACAGCATTAAGAATGCTTATGAAGGCCGGTGCTGAAGTTCTGAAGAAATATGACTTAAGCAGCCTCCGCTATATTTGCAGTGTCGGAGAACCTTTGAATCCGGAAGTTATTAAGTGGGGAATAGAGGTTTATGGGTTAGCTATTCATGATAACTGGTGGCAGACTGAAACTGGATCTATCATGATAGCCAATTATCCAGGTTTGCCTGTAAAGCCTGGTTCTATGGGAAAGCCGTTTCCAGGTATTTGTGCCAGGATAATTGATGCGAAGGGGACAGAGTTGCCTCCGGGGAAGCATGGTCTTTTGGCACTGAAACGGGGATGGCCTTCAATGATGAGGGAAATTTGGGGGAACAGGGAAAAATTCAACGAATATTTCCGTGTATCAGATTGGTTTGCAACAGGTGATACCGCATATATGGATGACGATGGTTATTTCTGGTTTGTAGGGAGAGCTGATGACGTTATAAACACTGCTGGCCACCGTGTGGGACCTTTTGAGATTGAAAGCGCGCTTGTTGAGCATGAGGCAATTGCTGAAGCAGGGGTGATCGGGAAACCTGATACGGAAAGAGGTGAAATAATTAAGGCTTTTGTCGTACTTAACCAGGGATATCAACCCTCAGACAGTTTAAGAAATGAAATAAAGGGATTTGTTAAGAATCGGTTAGCAGCTCATGCATATCCAAGAGAGATCGAGTTTGTAGAAAGTGTCCCCAAGACAAGAAGCGGCAAAATAATGAGAAGGATATTAAAAGCAAGAGAGCTTGGGTTGCCTACAGGGGACTTGTCCACATTGGAAAATGAATAA
- a CDS encoding 2-hydroxyacyl-CoA dehydratase: protein MINVRMNPPNFVEDGISFPLSYHISVEKAIGITTTIPIEIVYAAGYVPIDLNNIFICNNDPDALVDFAELRGLPRNTCAWVKGLYTTTIKTGIKRIIGVLQGDCSNNQALIEILQAEGIETIPFSYPHDRDKDFLHHQLDLLSKRLGIDLERAEKMKLILDKVRRTVHDIDRLTWEEDRVTGEENHIWNVTTSDLMGDYVLFDKKALAFREEVRNRPKLNYDIRLGYIGVPPICSDLYSFLANLRVHVVFNEVQRQFSMPYHTDTIAEQYVRYTYPFDIFSHLKDIKNETGRRRIDGIIHYVQSFCHRQIYDRLIRRHIDIPVLTLDCDRPGRLSGSMRTRIEAFIEMLKKVK from the coding sequence TTGATTAACGTACGCATGAATCCTCCTAACTTTGTCGAAGACGGCATATCATTTCCCCTCTCTTATCATATTTCAGTTGAGAAGGCAATCGGCATCACGACAACAATACCTATTGAGATCGTTTATGCCGCAGGGTATGTTCCCATAGACTTAAACAATATCTTTATCTGTAACAATGACCCTGATGCACTCGTAGACTTTGCGGAGCTGAGGGGTTTGCCCAGGAATACCTGCGCATGGGTTAAGGGCCTCTACACCACAACGATAAAGACAGGAATAAAGAGAATCATCGGTGTTCTCCAGGGTGATTGCAGCAATAATCAGGCCTTAATAGAAATTCTGCAGGCAGAAGGTATTGAAACAATCCCCTTCTCATATCCTCACGACAGAGATAAGGATTTTCTCCATCATCAATTAGATTTACTGTCAAAGAGACTTGGAATCGACCTTGAAAGGGCTGAAAAGATGAAGCTCATACTCGATAAAGTGAGAAGAACTGTACACGATATCGACCGTCTGACATGGGAAGAGGATAGGGTTACGGGAGAAGAAAATCACATCTGGAATGTCACCACAAGCGATTTAATGGGCGATTACGTACTGTTTGATAAAAAGGCCCTGGCCTTTCGAGAAGAAGTCAGAAATCGTCCTAAGCTCAATTATGATATAAGACTCGGATACATTGGAGTCCCTCCAATATGTTCTGATCTCTACTCATTTCTGGCAAATTTGAGGGTGCATGTTGTGTTCAATGAGGTCCAGAGGCAATTCAGTATGCCATACCACACCGATACAATAGCAGAGCAATATGTTCGCTATACCTATCCATTTGATATTTTCTCCCATCTTAAAGATATAAAGAATGAAACAGGGCGGAGAAGGATTGACGGCATCATTCACTATGTCCAGAGTTTTTGCCACAGGCAAATTTACGACAGGCTCATACGCAGGCACATAGATATTCCTGTCCTGACGCTCGACTGCGACCGTCCTGGCAGATTAAGTGGTTCCATGAGGACAAGGATCGAGGCGTTTATTGAAATGCTTAAAAAGGTAAAATAG
- a CDS encoding phosphomannomutase/phosphoglucomutase translates to MPKRIVKTMRRCPGERYDISRSICKGRQRVHYPKCPVCRYRAESASDMYEVYEVSDIGEMTDSSMKNDERSVIQLTANQDQQIDLGIFKSYDIRGLYPEEINEHTSEKIGMATVQFLKSIKPDVENIVIGRDCRLSSNLLAKSLMKGIQEAGMNCIDIGEVSTDVTYFSVGHFNYDAGITVTASHNPSKYNGFKICHEKAMPISFDTGLSKISELSRQTRLPATGLPGKIIEKNVLDEYKKHVLRFADHIRPLKIVVDAGNGMAGKMIPLVFEGLPCKVVPLYFNLDGNFPNHEPDPLNKKNLQDLQKKVRKTKSHLGVAFDGDADRCVFIDENGQVIGCDLITAVIARELLKKEKGAAIVYDLRSSKVLPEEIKESGGIPYRERVGHSHIKVTMREKNALFGGELSGHYYFRENYFADSGIIALITVLNILSKKNVPMSNLIAPLKRYYATGEVNFKVEEKDQKIDEIAEHFKDGEIDYLDGVTVQFKDWWFNVRKSNTEPFLRLNLEGKTKAIMEKRQKQIIDIIQTQPGRARSEKG, encoded by the coding sequence ATGCCGAAGAGAATAGTAAAGACAATGCGCAGATGTCCCGGAGAAAGATATGATATCAGCAGATCTATCTGTAAAGGACGTCAGAGAGTACATTATCCAAAGTGCCCCGTATGCCGATATAGAGCGGAATCCGCTTCTGACATGTATGAGGTTTATGAAGTGAGCGATATAGGGGAGATGACAGACAGTAGTATGAAAAATGACGAAAGGAGCGTTATACAGTTGACTGCAAATCAAGACCAGCAGATTGATCTGGGGATATTTAAAAGTTACGATATACGGGGCTTATACCCTGAAGAGATAAATGAACACACATCTGAAAAAATAGGTATGGCAACTGTCCAGTTTTTAAAAAGCATAAAACCCGATGTTGAAAATATCGTCATTGGCAGGGATTGCAGATTATCTTCAAACTTGTTGGCCAAATCATTAATGAAGGGTATACAGGAAGCAGGCATGAATTGTATTGATATCGGGGAGGTCTCAACTGACGTCACCTATTTTTCCGTAGGACACTTTAATTACGATGCGGGTATTACGGTCACGGCATCACACAATCCATCAAAGTATAATGGGTTTAAGATCTGCCATGAGAAAGCAATGCCTATCAGTTTTGATACAGGTCTGTCAAAGATATCAGAACTTTCCCGTCAAACCCGATTGCCTGCGACAGGACTTCCGGGTAAAATAATTGAGAAAAACGTTCTTGATGAGTACAAGAAACACGTTCTGCGTTTTGCAGACCACATCAGGCCTTTAAAGATTGTTGTTGATGCCGGAAACGGAATGGCGGGGAAGATGATTCCGCTTGTCTTTGAAGGGTTACCCTGCAAAGTTGTACCACTGTATTTCAACCTTGATGGTAATTTTCCCAATCACGAACCTGACCCATTAAATAAAAAAAATTTACAAGACTTACAAAAAAAGGTACGAAAAACGAAGAGTCATTTGGGGGTAGCATTTGATGGTGATGCGGATCGGTGTGTTTTTATTGATGAAAATGGACAGGTAATAGGTTGTGACCTGATTACGGCTGTAATTGCAAGAGAACTTCTGAAAAAGGAAAAGGGAGCTGCGATTGTATACGATTTACGGTCCAGTAAGGTTTTGCCTGAGGAGATTAAGGAGTCTGGTGGAATTCCTTACAGAGAAAGGGTTGGTCACTCTCATATAAAAGTTACGATGAGAGAAAAAAACGCTCTCTTCGGGGGTGAATTATCAGGTCACTATTACTTTAGAGAAAATTATTTTGCAGATTCTGGAATCATTGCCCTCATAACAGTTTTAAATATACTCAGTAAAAAAAATGTTCCCATGTCTAATCTGATTGCCCCGCTAAAAAGATATTATGCAACCGGTGAAGTAAATTTCAAAGTAGAGGAGAAAGACCAGAAAATAGATGAAATTGCCGAACATTTTAAGGACGGGGAAATTGATTATCTGGATGGCGTTACGGTGCAATTTAAGGATTGGTGGTTTAATGTGAGAAAGTCTAATACCGAACCATTTCTTCGGTTAAATCTGGAGGGAAAAACAAAGGCCATCATGGAGAAAAGACAGAAACAGATCATCGATATTATTCAGACCCAGCCTGGCAGAGCCAGATCAGAAAAGGGTTAA